Proteins encoded together in one Canis aureus isolate CA01 chromosome 21, VMU_Caureus_v.1.0, whole genome shotgun sequence window:
- the CCDC88B gene encoding coiled-coil domain-containing protein 88B isoform X1, producing MDGGKGPRLKDFLSGSLATWALGLASLVGEAAEPEGEEDEEGEGPFCPEKKLLHLSDGALLLRVLGIIAPSSRGGPRMARGCDGPAARRVRNLNHLWVRLRDFYQEELQLLILSPSPDLQALESDPFSEEAVEELEGILRLLLGASVQCEHRELFIRHIQGLGLEVQSELAAAIQEVTQPGAGGVLALAGPEPGDLEPPELEMLFRNLMGALLRLARERDMGAQRLAELLLEREPAPLLPEAPARSPPEGPAHHLALQLANTKAQLRRLRQELEEKAELLLDSQAEVQDLEAEIRRLRQEAQVLSGQAKRAELYREEVEALRERAGRLLRLQEELRRCRERLQVAEACKSQLEEERALSGALEASKALLEEQLEAAQERCARLHETQRENLLLRTRLGEAHAELDTLRHQVDQLAEENVELELELQRSLEPPLGFPWEASVPGAAPSLHDEVREAEAGRLQILERENRELRGLLQLLQRQPGGQRPLLEEQSEDSLVAELDGAPQTCLASDLGPQGLAGQVEDEGTQASDPAPPVSDSALERLAVHPQASDLDLRVIERPLQLAAMAPQTSDLTLQESGPTVATQKCPENAGHGALLQIPTSVVSLQGPGLEIQAELLGGEAGESGPKAREGPASKPGPPEVSLRVQLEEQETPGQGLELPKGQRDARGDEQKLEGMIGDPAQQNPQQESEGALEAQTWQGPISGEISSGGVPEQEALREEVAQLRREAEALRAELEAQARRLEARGMEAARLSEELAQARKTEAEAHREVEAQAREQARLREAVEAAGRELEAASQEREALAEALAAAGRERRQWEREAPRLRARAETAEEQLQELESQDRRHQQEAERERQALREELEKAMVRGRELGARLEHLQSELEQAALERQEFLREQEFQHQRYQGLEQRLETELQAAAISKEEALRELKTRALQLEEELVQLRQGPEGLGPEGHAEPRTLQAQSGRLIEVERSNATLVAEKVALQGQLQHLEGQLGSLQGRAQELLLQSQRAQEYSSRLQAEKSVLEMQGQELHRKLGVLEEEVRVARQSQEETRGQQQALLRDHEALAQLQRRQEAELEGLLVRHRDLKANMRALELAHRELQGRHEQLQAQRANVEAQEVALLAERERLMQDGHRQRGLEEELRRLQSEHERAQMLLAEVSRERGELQGERGELRGRLARLELERAQLEVQSQRLRESNQQLDLSACRLTTQCELLTELRSAQEEENRQLLAEVQALSRENRELLERSLESRDHLHREQREYLDQLNALRREKQKLVEKIMDQYRVLEPGPLPRTKKGSWLADKGPPHQHPCAGPRAPSACGMRPWQGGSGGNSAHDSLWGEALSHSAPGIPPGSDSDSVGQAPWVHPHPMTKDQAWDGMAPLRPYLKTKQMPMERASRYRSRRNTLSPLPSVSDTMWTGGLGLGSSHHWSPNRGPRQPRNAGIRATWSPSVGKEAWAPSSSKACPGALRWSWDKPVDRGDGWSPQAAPRQGSGSPMRPSLRRPSLGDPPAEGDGQKWPRESPVWFGRGAKDHSPGKVTWAHL from the exons ATGGATGGGGGCAAGGGGCCCAGACTCAAAGACTTCCTGAGTGGAAGCCTGGCCACCTGG GCACTAGGACTGGCCAGCCTGGTGGGAGAGGCCGCGGAGCCCGAGGGGGAAGAGgatgaggaaggagaggggcCCTTTTGCCCGGAGAAGAAGCTCTTGCATCTCAGCGATGGGGCCTTACTCCTCCGGGTGCTGGGCATCAT AGCTCCTAGTTCTCGAGGTGGACCTCGGATGGCCAGGGGCTGTGATGGTCCTGCAGCCAGGCGGGTGCGAAACTTGAACCACCTGTGGGTCAGGCTGAGGGACTTCTACCAG GAGGAGCTGCAGCTGCTGATCCTGTCCCCGTCCCCAGACCTCCAGGCATTGGAGTCTGACCCCTTCTCAG AGGAGGCGGTGGAGGAGTTGGAAGGCATCCTCCGGCTGTTGCTGGGGGCGTCAGTGcag TGTGAGCACCGGGAACTCTTCATCCGACACATCCAGGGCCTCGGTCTTGAGGTCCAGAGTGAGCTGGCTGCTGCCATCCAGGAG GTGACCCagcctggggcaggtggggtgCTGGCGCTGGCTGGGCCTGAGCCTGGGGATCTGGAGCCACCAGAGCTGGAGATGCTGTTCCGGAACCTGATGGGGGCTTTGTTAAGGCTGGCACGGGAGCGTGATATGGGGGCCCAG CGTCTGGCTGAACTGCTGCTGGAGAGAGAGCCAGCCCCCTTGTTGCCAGAGGCTCCTGCCAGGAGTCCCCCCGAGGGCCCAGCACACCACCTGGCCCTGCAGCTGGCCAACACCAAGGCCCAGCTGCGGCGCCTGAGGCAAGAGCT GGAGGAGAAGGCCGAGCTGCTGCTCGACTCCCAGGCGGAGGTGCAGGACTTGGAGGCCGAGATCCGAAGGCTCCGCCAGGAG GCCCAGGTGCTGTCGGGACAGGCCAAGCGGGCCGAACTGTACCGCGAGGAGGTGGAGGCCTTGCGGGAGCGGGCCGGTCGCTTGCTCCGCCTGCAGGAGGAGCTGCGACGCTGTCGCGAGCGGCTACAGGTGGCGGAGGCCTGCAAAAGCCAGCTGGAG GAGGAACGGGCGCTCTCCGGGGCTCTGGAAGCCTCCAAGGCGCTTCTGGAGGAGCAGCTGGAGGCTGCTCAAGAGCGCTGTGCTAGGCTGCATGAGACTCAGCGTGAGAATCTGCTGCTGCGGACCCGTTTGGGCGAGGCCCATGCG gagCTGGACACTCTGCGGCATCAGGTGGACCAGCTGGCAGAGGAGAAtgtggagctggagctggagcttcAGCGGAGCCTGGAGCCACCTCTGGGCTTTCCTTGGGAGG CATCCGTGCCAGGAGCAGCTCCCTCACTTCATGAtgaagtgagagaggcagaggctgggcGGCTGCAGATCCTGGAGCGGGAGAATCGGGAGCTTCGGGGTCTGCTACAGTTGCTACAAAGGCAGCCTGGGGGCCAG CGCCCCCTGCTGGAGGAGCAGAGCGAGGACTCCTTGGTTGCAGAGCTGGATGGGGCTCCTCAGACTTGCCTGGCCTCAGACCTGGGCCCCCAGGGTTTGGCTGGCCAGGTGGAGGATGAAGGCACCCAGGCCTCGGACCCGGCTCCCCCGGTATCAGACTCCGCCCTTGAGAGATTAGCTGTGCATCCCCAGGCTTCTGATTTAGACCTGCGGGTGATAGAGAGGCCCCTCCAGCTGGCTGCCATGGCCCCCCAGACCTCAGACTTGACGCTCCAGGAATCAGGCCCCACTGTAGCAACACAGAAGTGCCCAGAGAATGCTGGCCATGGAGCCCTTCTCCAGATTCCCACCTCTGTGGTCTCGCTTCAAGGTCCAGGGCTGGAAATTCAGGCCGAGCTGTTGGGAGGAGAGGCTGGAGAGTCAGGGCCCAAAGCCCGGGAGGGCCCTGCAAGCAAGCCTGGACCCCCAGAGGTCAGCCTACGTGTGCAactggaggagcaggagaccCCAGGCCAAGGGCTGGAACTACCCAAAGGGCAGAGAGATGCCAGAGGGGATGAACAGAAGCTGGAGGGGATGATTGGTGACCCAGCCCAGCAAAATCCACAGCAGGAGTCTGAGGGGGCTCTGGAGGCACAGACCTGGCAGGGGCCAATCTCAGGGGAGATCTCGTCTGGTGGAGTCCCAGAGCAAGAGGCCCTGAGGGAGGAGGTGGCACAGCTCAGGAGAGAGGCTGAGGCACTTCGGGCGGAGCTAGAGGCCCAGGCCCGGAGGCTGGAGGCCCGAGGCATGGAGGCTGCCCGCCTCTCTGAGGAGCTGGCTCAGGCACGGAAGACAGAAGCCGAGGCCCACAGGGAGGTGGAGGCCCAGGCCCGGGAACAGGCTCGGCTGCGGGAGGCAGTAGAGGCAGCAGGCCGGGAGCTGGAGGCTGCGTCTCAGGAACGAGAGGCACTGGCAGaggccctggcagccgcaggccgaGAGCGGAGACAGTGGGAGCGCGAGGCACCCAGACTCCGGGCCCGGGCTGAGACAGCTGAGGAGCAGCTGCAAgagctggagagccaggatcgccGGCACCAGcaggaggctgagagggagaggcaggccctcAGGGAG GAGCTAGAGAAGGCGATGGTGCGGGGCCGGGAGCTGGGAGCCCGGCTGGAACACCTGCAGAGTGAGCTGGAGCAGGCGGCTCTGGAACGCCAGGAATTTCTGCGGGAACAAGAGTTCCAGCACCAGAG GTACCAGGGCCTGGAGCAGCGGCTGGAAACAGAGCTGCAGGCAGCGGCCATCAGCAAGGAGGAAGCCCTGAGGGAGCTCAAGACCAGGGCCctgcagctggaggaggagctggtccag CTGCGCCAGGGCCCGGAGGGGCTGGGGCCAGAGGGGCACGCTGAGCCCAGGACCCTACAGGCCCAGAGTGGGCGGCTCATCGAGGTGGAGCGCAGT AATGCAACACTGGTGGCCGAGAAGGTGGCTCTGCAGGGGCAGCTGCAGCACCTGGAGGGGCAGCTGGGAAGCCTGCAGGGGCGTGCCCAGGAGCTCCTGCTGCAGAGCCAGCGTGCGCAGGAGTACAGCAGCCGCCTGCAG GCTGAGAAGTCTGTGCTGGAGATGCAGGGCCAGGAGCTGCACAGGAAGCTGGGGGTGCTGGAGGAGGAGGTGCGGGTGGCACGGCAGTCCCAGGAGGAGACCCGGGGGCAGCAGCAGGCTCTGCTGCGGGATCACGAGGCACTGGCACAGCTGCAGCGGCGGCAGGAGGCCGAGCTGGAGGGACTCCTGGTCCGGCACCGCGATCTCAAGGCTAACATGCGAGCGCTGGAGCTGGCCCATCGGGAGCTGCAGGGCCG GCATGAGCAGCTGCAGGCCCAGAGGGCCAATGTGGAGGCCCAGGAGGTGGCCCTGCTGGCAGAGCGGGAACGCCTGATGCAGGATGGGCATCGGCAGCGTGGACTGGAGGAGGAGCTGCGGAGGCTGCAGAGCGAGCATGAGAG GGCTCAGATGCTGCTGGCAGAGGTGTCGCGGGAGCGGGGGGAGCTGCAGGGAGAACGTGGGGAGCTGCGGGGCCGGCTGGCGCGGCTGGAGCTGGAGCGGGCACAGCTGGAGGTGCAGAGCCAGAGACTGCGTGAATCCAACCAGCAGCTGGACCTGAGCGCCTGCCGGCTGACCACGCAGTGCGAG CTGTTGACAGAGCTCCGGAGCGCTCAGGAAGAGGAGAACCGGCAGCTGTTGGCTGAGGTGCAGGCGCTGAGCCGGGAGAACCGGGAGCTCCTGGAGCGCAGCCTGGAGAGCCGAGACCACCTACACCGGGAGCAGCGCGAGTACCT gGACCAGCTCAACGCATTGCGCCGTGAGAAGCAGAAGCTGGTGGAGAAGATCATGGACCAGTACCGAGTACTGGAGCCTGGGCCCCTGCCCCGGACCAA GAAGGGCAGCTGGTTGGCAGACAAG GGTCCCCCTCACCAGCACCCATGCGCCGGGCCCagagctccctctgcctgcgggATGAGACCCTGGCAGGGGGGCAGCGGCGGAAACTCAGCTCACGATTCCCTGTGGGGCGAAGCTCTGAGTCATTCAGCCCCGGGGATACCCCCCGGCAGCGATTCCGACAGCGTAGGCCAGGCCCCCTGGGTGCACCCACATCCCATGACAAAG GACCAGGCGTGGGATGGGATGGCTCCATTGAGACCCTATCTGAAAACCAAGCAGATGCCAATGGAGAGG GCCTCGAGGTACAGGAGCCGGAGAAACACCCTCTCGCCCCTTCCCTCAGTCAGTGATACCATGTGGACTGGGGGCTTGGGCTTGGGATCTTCTCACCACTGGAGTCCCAATCGGGGCCCCCGGCAGCCTAGGAATGCGGGGATCCGGGCCACCTGGAGCCCCTCTGTGGGCAAGGAGGCCTGGGCCCCCAGCTCCTCCAAGGCCTGCCCTGGGGCCCTGAGATGGAGCTGGGATAAGCCTGTGGACAGAGGGGATGGCTGGTCCCCACAAGCAGCTCCTCGCCAGGGCTCTGGCTCTCCCATGCGGCCCTCACTGAGGAGGCCATCTCTGGGTGACCCCCCAGCGGAAGGCGACGGGCAGAAGTGGCCAAGAGAGTCCCCTGTCTGGTTTGGGCGGGGAGCCAAGGACCATTCACCGGGGAAGGTGACCTGGGCCCATCTCTGA
- the CCDC88B gene encoding coiled-coil domain-containing protein 88B isoform X2, which produces MDGGKGPRLKDFLSGSLATWALGLASLVGEAAEPEGEEDEEGEGPFCPEKKLLHLSDGALLLRVLGIIAPSSRGGPRMARGCDGPAARRVRNLNHLWVRLRDFYQEELQLLILSPSPDLQALESDPFSEEAVEELEGILRLLLGASVQCEHRELFIRHIQGLGLEVQSELAAAIQEVTQPGAGGVLALAGPEPGDLEPPELEMLFRNLMGALLRLARERDMGAQRLAELLLEREPAPLLPEAPARSPPEGPAHHLALQLANTKAQLRRLRQELEEKAELLLDSQAEVQDLEAEIRRLRQEAQVLSGQAKRAELYREEVEALRERAGRLLRLQEELRRCRERLQVAEACKSQLEEERALSGALEASKALLEEQLEAAQERCARLHETQRENLLLRTRLGEAHAELDTLRHQVDQLAEENVELELELQRSLEPPLGFPWEASVPGAAPSLHDEVREAEAGRLQILERENRELRGLLQLLQRQPGGQRPLLEEQSEDSLVAELDGAPQTCLASDLGPQGLAGQVEDEGTQASDPAPPVSDSALERLAVHPQASDLDLRVIERPLQLAAMAPQTSDLTLQESGPTVATQKCPENAGHGALLQIPTSVVSLQGPGLEIQAELLGGEAGESGPKAREGPASKPGPPEVSLRVQLEEQETPGQGLELPKGQRDARGDEQKLEGMIGDPAQQNPQQESEGALEAQTWQGPISGEISSGGVPEQEALREEVAQLRREAEALRAELEAQARRLEARGMEAARLSEELAQARKTEAEAHREVEAQAREQARLREAVEAAGRELEAASQEREALAEALAAAGRERRQWEREAPRLRARAETAEEQLQELESQDRRHQQEAERERQALREELEKAMVRGRELGARLEHLQSELEQAALERQEFLREQEFQHQRYQGLEQRLETELQAAAISKEEALRELKTRALQLEEELVQLRQGPEGLGPEGHAEPRTLQAQSGRLIEVERSNATLVAEKVALQGQLQHLEGQLGSLQGRAQELLLQSQRAQEYSSRLQAEKSVLEMQGQELHRKLGVLEEEVRVARQSQEETRGQQQALLRDHEALAQLQRRQEAELEGLLVRHRDLKANMRALELAHRELQGRHEQLQAQRANVEAQEVALLAERERLMQDGHRQRGLEEELRRLQSEHERAQMLLAEVSRERGELQGERGELRGRLARLELERAQLEVQSQRLRESNQQLDLSACRLTTQCELLTELRSAQEEENRQLLAEVQALSRENRELLERSLESRDHLHREQREYLDQLNALRREKQKLVEKIMDQYRVLEPGPLPRTKKGSWLADKVKRLMRPRREGGPHGGPRLGADGAGSPESLGGPPEAELSEGREADRTAASRTSEQQKILVRGHLSQSADEEAESQGGDIPCSRSHRSPSPAPMRRAQSSLCLRDETLAGGQRRKLSSRFPVGRSSESFSPGDTPRQRFRQRRPGPLGAPTSHDKGPGVGWDGSIETLSENQADANGEGLEVQEPEKHPLAPSLSQ; this is translated from the exons ATGGATGGGGGCAAGGGGCCCAGACTCAAAGACTTCCTGAGTGGAAGCCTGGCCACCTGG GCACTAGGACTGGCCAGCCTGGTGGGAGAGGCCGCGGAGCCCGAGGGGGAAGAGgatgaggaaggagaggggcCCTTTTGCCCGGAGAAGAAGCTCTTGCATCTCAGCGATGGGGCCTTACTCCTCCGGGTGCTGGGCATCAT AGCTCCTAGTTCTCGAGGTGGACCTCGGATGGCCAGGGGCTGTGATGGTCCTGCAGCCAGGCGGGTGCGAAACTTGAACCACCTGTGGGTCAGGCTGAGGGACTTCTACCAG GAGGAGCTGCAGCTGCTGATCCTGTCCCCGTCCCCAGACCTCCAGGCATTGGAGTCTGACCCCTTCTCAG AGGAGGCGGTGGAGGAGTTGGAAGGCATCCTCCGGCTGTTGCTGGGGGCGTCAGTGcag TGTGAGCACCGGGAACTCTTCATCCGACACATCCAGGGCCTCGGTCTTGAGGTCCAGAGTGAGCTGGCTGCTGCCATCCAGGAG GTGACCCagcctggggcaggtggggtgCTGGCGCTGGCTGGGCCTGAGCCTGGGGATCTGGAGCCACCAGAGCTGGAGATGCTGTTCCGGAACCTGATGGGGGCTTTGTTAAGGCTGGCACGGGAGCGTGATATGGGGGCCCAG CGTCTGGCTGAACTGCTGCTGGAGAGAGAGCCAGCCCCCTTGTTGCCAGAGGCTCCTGCCAGGAGTCCCCCCGAGGGCCCAGCACACCACCTGGCCCTGCAGCTGGCCAACACCAAGGCCCAGCTGCGGCGCCTGAGGCAAGAGCT GGAGGAGAAGGCCGAGCTGCTGCTCGACTCCCAGGCGGAGGTGCAGGACTTGGAGGCCGAGATCCGAAGGCTCCGCCAGGAG GCCCAGGTGCTGTCGGGACAGGCCAAGCGGGCCGAACTGTACCGCGAGGAGGTGGAGGCCTTGCGGGAGCGGGCCGGTCGCTTGCTCCGCCTGCAGGAGGAGCTGCGACGCTGTCGCGAGCGGCTACAGGTGGCGGAGGCCTGCAAAAGCCAGCTGGAG GAGGAACGGGCGCTCTCCGGGGCTCTGGAAGCCTCCAAGGCGCTTCTGGAGGAGCAGCTGGAGGCTGCTCAAGAGCGCTGTGCTAGGCTGCATGAGACTCAGCGTGAGAATCTGCTGCTGCGGACCCGTTTGGGCGAGGCCCATGCG gagCTGGACACTCTGCGGCATCAGGTGGACCAGCTGGCAGAGGAGAAtgtggagctggagctggagcttcAGCGGAGCCTGGAGCCACCTCTGGGCTTTCCTTGGGAGG CATCCGTGCCAGGAGCAGCTCCCTCACTTCATGAtgaagtgagagaggcagaggctgggcGGCTGCAGATCCTGGAGCGGGAGAATCGGGAGCTTCGGGGTCTGCTACAGTTGCTACAAAGGCAGCCTGGGGGCCAG CGCCCCCTGCTGGAGGAGCAGAGCGAGGACTCCTTGGTTGCAGAGCTGGATGGGGCTCCTCAGACTTGCCTGGCCTCAGACCTGGGCCCCCAGGGTTTGGCTGGCCAGGTGGAGGATGAAGGCACCCAGGCCTCGGACCCGGCTCCCCCGGTATCAGACTCCGCCCTTGAGAGATTAGCTGTGCATCCCCAGGCTTCTGATTTAGACCTGCGGGTGATAGAGAGGCCCCTCCAGCTGGCTGCCATGGCCCCCCAGACCTCAGACTTGACGCTCCAGGAATCAGGCCCCACTGTAGCAACACAGAAGTGCCCAGAGAATGCTGGCCATGGAGCCCTTCTCCAGATTCCCACCTCTGTGGTCTCGCTTCAAGGTCCAGGGCTGGAAATTCAGGCCGAGCTGTTGGGAGGAGAGGCTGGAGAGTCAGGGCCCAAAGCCCGGGAGGGCCCTGCAAGCAAGCCTGGACCCCCAGAGGTCAGCCTACGTGTGCAactggaggagcaggagaccCCAGGCCAAGGGCTGGAACTACCCAAAGGGCAGAGAGATGCCAGAGGGGATGAACAGAAGCTGGAGGGGATGATTGGTGACCCAGCCCAGCAAAATCCACAGCAGGAGTCTGAGGGGGCTCTGGAGGCACAGACCTGGCAGGGGCCAATCTCAGGGGAGATCTCGTCTGGTGGAGTCCCAGAGCAAGAGGCCCTGAGGGAGGAGGTGGCACAGCTCAGGAGAGAGGCTGAGGCACTTCGGGCGGAGCTAGAGGCCCAGGCCCGGAGGCTGGAGGCCCGAGGCATGGAGGCTGCCCGCCTCTCTGAGGAGCTGGCTCAGGCACGGAAGACAGAAGCCGAGGCCCACAGGGAGGTGGAGGCCCAGGCCCGGGAACAGGCTCGGCTGCGGGAGGCAGTAGAGGCAGCAGGCCGGGAGCTGGAGGCTGCGTCTCAGGAACGAGAGGCACTGGCAGaggccctggcagccgcaggccgaGAGCGGAGACAGTGGGAGCGCGAGGCACCCAGACTCCGGGCCCGGGCTGAGACAGCTGAGGAGCAGCTGCAAgagctggagagccaggatcgccGGCACCAGcaggaggctgagagggagaggcaggccctcAGGGAG GAGCTAGAGAAGGCGATGGTGCGGGGCCGGGAGCTGGGAGCCCGGCTGGAACACCTGCAGAGTGAGCTGGAGCAGGCGGCTCTGGAACGCCAGGAATTTCTGCGGGAACAAGAGTTCCAGCACCAGAG GTACCAGGGCCTGGAGCAGCGGCTGGAAACAGAGCTGCAGGCAGCGGCCATCAGCAAGGAGGAAGCCCTGAGGGAGCTCAAGACCAGGGCCctgcagctggaggaggagctggtccag CTGCGCCAGGGCCCGGAGGGGCTGGGGCCAGAGGGGCACGCTGAGCCCAGGACCCTACAGGCCCAGAGTGGGCGGCTCATCGAGGTGGAGCGCAGT AATGCAACACTGGTGGCCGAGAAGGTGGCTCTGCAGGGGCAGCTGCAGCACCTGGAGGGGCAGCTGGGAAGCCTGCAGGGGCGTGCCCAGGAGCTCCTGCTGCAGAGCCAGCGTGCGCAGGAGTACAGCAGCCGCCTGCAG GCTGAGAAGTCTGTGCTGGAGATGCAGGGCCAGGAGCTGCACAGGAAGCTGGGGGTGCTGGAGGAGGAGGTGCGGGTGGCACGGCAGTCCCAGGAGGAGACCCGGGGGCAGCAGCAGGCTCTGCTGCGGGATCACGAGGCACTGGCACAGCTGCAGCGGCGGCAGGAGGCCGAGCTGGAGGGACTCCTGGTCCGGCACCGCGATCTCAAGGCTAACATGCGAGCGCTGGAGCTGGCCCATCGGGAGCTGCAGGGCCG GCATGAGCAGCTGCAGGCCCAGAGGGCCAATGTGGAGGCCCAGGAGGTGGCCCTGCTGGCAGAGCGGGAACGCCTGATGCAGGATGGGCATCGGCAGCGTGGACTGGAGGAGGAGCTGCGGAGGCTGCAGAGCGAGCATGAGAG GGCTCAGATGCTGCTGGCAGAGGTGTCGCGGGAGCGGGGGGAGCTGCAGGGAGAACGTGGGGAGCTGCGGGGCCGGCTGGCGCGGCTGGAGCTGGAGCGGGCACAGCTGGAGGTGCAGAGCCAGAGACTGCGTGAATCCAACCAGCAGCTGGACCTGAGCGCCTGCCGGCTGACCACGCAGTGCGAG CTGTTGACAGAGCTCCGGAGCGCTCAGGAAGAGGAGAACCGGCAGCTGTTGGCTGAGGTGCAGGCGCTGAGCCGGGAGAACCGGGAGCTCCTGGAGCGCAGCCTGGAGAGCCGAGACCACCTACACCGGGAGCAGCGCGAGTACCT gGACCAGCTCAACGCATTGCGCCGTGAGAAGCAGAAGCTGGTGGAGAAGATCATGGACCAGTACCGAGTACTGGAGCCTGGGCCCCTGCCCCGGACCAA GAAGGGCAGCTGGTTGGCAGACAAGGTGAAGAGGCTGATGCGGCCCCGGCGGGAGGGGGGCCCCCATGGGGGCCCACGCCTGGGGGCCGATGGGGCTGGCAGCCCTGAGAGCCTGGGGGGCCCCCCTGAGGCGGAGCTCTCCGAGGGCAGGGAGGCAGATAGGACAG CGGCGTCTAGGACCTCAGAGCAGCAGAAGATTTTAGTGAGAGGTCATTTATCCCAGTcagcagatgaggaagctgagtccCAGGGAGGGGACAttccttgctcaaggtcacaca GGTCCCCCTCACCAGCACCCATGCGCCGGGCCCagagctccctctgcctgcgggATGAGACCCTGGCAGGGGGGCAGCGGCGGAAACTCAGCTCACGATTCCCTGTGGGGCGAAGCTCTGAGTCATTCAGCCCCGGGGATACCCCCCGGCAGCGATTCCGACAGCGTAGGCCAGGCCCCCTGGGTGCACCCACATCCCATGACAAAG GACCAGGCGTGGGATGGGATGGCTCCATTGAGACCCTATCTGAAAACCAAGCAGATGCCAATGGAGAGG GCCTCGAGGTACAGGAGCCGGAGAAACACCCTCTCGCCCCTTCCCTCAGTCAGTGA